A genomic region of Chloroflexota bacterium contains the following coding sequences:
- a CDS encoding ubiquinol-cytochrome c reductase iron-sulfur subunit, with product MTVNVTHPKKSGINRRQFLGIAWAGSLALLGGQMIAALLRFVQPVSTSGFGGVVRAGKVAEFAPGSVNLIKAGRFFLYRLENASFLAMWQKCTHLGCSVPWIEDEKQFHCPCHGSIFDKTGQVTGGPAPRPLDIFPVTIKDGEVYVDTGNPVQRAKFDPSQTTKA from the coding sequence ATGACTGTGAATGTGACACATCCGAAAAAATCTGGGATCAATCGTCGTCAATTCTTAGGAATTGCCTGGGCTGGTTCGCTCGCGTTGTTGGGCGGGCAAATGATCGCCGCGCTGCTCCGTTTCGTGCAACCAGTGAGCACGAGTGGTTTTGGCGGCGTCGTGCGCGCGGGCAAGGTTGCCGAGTTCGCACCCGGCAGTGTCAATCTGATCAAAGCCGGGCGCTTTTTCCTGTATCGTTTGGAGAACGCAAGTTTCCTCGCGATGTGGCAAAAATGCACGCACCTGGGTTGCAGTGTGCCCTGGATTGAGGACGAAAAACAATTTCATTGCCCGTGTCATGGGTCCATCTTTGACAAGACCGGGCAAGTGACCGGTGGTCCCGCGCCGCGTCCGCTCGATATTTTTCCGGTGACGATCAAGGACGGCGAAGTGTATGTGGATACCGGCAACCCAGTCCAGCGCGCCAAGTTTGACCCGAGTCAGACGACGAAAGCGTGA
- a CDS encoding c-type cytochrome: MQNENYERYMWIGLGLTVLLIIALGFAWLTEPDRIAAAGKALNKISLTRGRELYVDNCTSCHGTRGEGGVGPALNNKALLANASDEVLVETIRAGRPNTTMPAWAQANGGPFTDEDVRYVVSFLRAWEPNAPVIATDFKPSASRGATLFASTCSLCHGEEGKGATALALNNSTRLKSLNDTWYRQTIANGRPAKGMPTWGTVLSPNQIEDLVALFGAWRTGERVLPDTTVADLLESALYSLDQRDAPDALFYLKRAKSGAFGPALAKFDPLIALIEKNPDQALKDLKTLRDEWPIGNATKGKKVYNDACAGCHGSEGQGGVGRKLKPNEFMQKSTNAEVLMLALNGRQGTAMRSFEGKLTEEQLADAIAFLRTWQK, encoded by the coding sequence ATGCAAAATGAAAATTACGAACGATACATGTGGATTGGCTTGGGGCTAACAGTCTTGCTCATCATCGCGCTGGGATTCGCGTGGTTGACCGAGCCAGACCGGATTGCCGCCGCCGGCAAAGCGTTGAACAAGATCAGTTTGACGCGCGGACGCGAATTGTACGTGGACAACTGCACGTCGTGCCACGGCACGCGCGGCGAAGGCGGGGTTGGTCCCGCGCTCAACAACAAAGCGCTGTTAGCGAACGCGTCCGACGAAGTGCTCGTCGAAACGATTCGCGCCGGGCGTCCGAACACGACGATGCCCGCGTGGGCGCAAGCGAACGGTGGTCCGTTCACCGACGAAGACGTTCGTTACGTCGTCTCGTTTCTGCGCGCCTGGGAACCCAACGCGCCAGTGATTGCGACCGATTTCAAACCGAGCGCCTCGCGCGGTGCGACCTTGTTCGCGAGCACCTGCTCGCTCTGTCATGGCGAAGAAGGCAAAGGCGCGACCGCGCTCGCGTTGAACAACTCCACGCGTCTCAAGAGTCTTAACGACACCTGGTATCGCCAGACGATTGCGAATGGTCGCCCGGCGAAAGGGATGCCGACCTGGGGCACTGTGCTCTCGCCCAATCAAATCGAAGACCTCGTCGCGTTGTTCGGCGCATGGCGCACCGGCGAACGCGTATTGCCTGACACGACCGTCGCCGATTTGCTTGAATCGGCGTTGTACTCGCTCGATCAGCGCGACGCGCCGGATGCGCTCTTTTATTTGAAACGCGCCAAGTCGGGAGCGTTCGGTCCGGCGCTCGCCAAATTCGATCCGCTCATCGCGCTCATCGAAAAAAATCCGGATCAGGCGCTCAAAGACTTGAAGACACTACGCGACGAGTGGCCCATCGGCAACGCGACCAAAGGCAAAAAAGTGTACAACGACGCGTGCGCCGGGTGTCACGGTTCGGAGGGACAAGGCGGCGTGGGACGCAAACTCAAGCCGAACGAGTTCATGCAAAAAAGCACGAACGCCGAAGTGCTGATGCTTGCGTTGAACGGACGCCAAGGCACGGCGATGCGGAGTTTTGAAGGCAAACTGACCGAGGAACAGCTGGCGGACGCCATCGCGTTCTTGCGGACTTGGCAAAAATAA
- a CDS encoding cytochrome b N-terminal domain-containing protein, producing the protein MDQSKDVLPGADPTKDCAPVVVEEAEETAPELSVVVSAETAEQPIWMPRRHAILRWLERAMLWIEAPVTRWVGAPQMNPFYYTGPIAVFLFGVISLTGLFLVMFFQVGFDSSYVFIARVESQPLARVVRAAHRYASDALIVVALIHAWRLFVMNRWRGARWLAWASGIAMLLPIWLAGVTGYQLVWDERALAITIAFDKMLQRGSYSVMNLLAVNQKGNSWIFVMIVLVAHLALSVLIGVAVWTHLARLNRPKWIASRYWMVGATIVILVVSVLVPVGMLPKADLNRAPDAFPIDLLYLFYLPGAFSATFNSPWLWLGSLALLGGLALLPWLLPREETSPRVVIDKARCTGCTKCALDCPYRAITMTPRTDGKPHKFIAIENPDLCVSCGICIGSCDVRAVSLGAGTVDPLWQTVLARVARAQVQNDDLRVVVTCERHTAHADVTRAHATVIALPCVAAASPDLIGRILAAGAREVRVIGCPPDDCANREGNTWEEARLTGARLPRLRNEYVGKPILRRWLAPGEFARGIANGEADASLTRKMTRRNYIVGFGLLILVLLAQIWLTNVMFQPW; encoded by the coding sequence TTGGATCAATCGAAAGATGTTTTGCCGGGCGCGGATCCAACCAAGGATTGCGCGCCGGTGGTCGTCGAAGAGGCGGAAGAGACCGCGCCAGAATTGAGCGTGGTGGTGTCCGCTGAGACGGCGGAGCAACCCATCTGGATGCCGCGCCGCCACGCGATACTGCGCTGGCTCGAACGCGCGATGTTGTGGATCGAAGCGCCGGTGACGCGTTGGGTCGGCGCGCCGCAGATGAATCCGTTTTATTACACCGGTCCCATCGCGGTGTTTTTGTTCGGCGTGATTTCTCTCACCGGCTTGTTCCTCGTTATGTTTTTCCAGGTCGGGTTCGATTCGTCGTACGTGTTCATCGCGCGCGTCGAAAGTCAGCCGCTCGCGCGCGTCGTGCGCGCGGCGCATCGTTACGCGTCCGACGCGTTGATCGTCGTCGCGCTCATTCACGCGTGGCGTCTGTTCGTGATGAATCGCTGGCGCGGAGCGCGGTGGCTCGCGTGGGCATCGGGTATCGCGATGCTGTTGCCGATCTGGCTGGCTGGTGTCACCGGTTATCAACTCGTCTGGGATGAACGCGCACTCGCGATCACGATCGCGTTCGACAAGATGTTGCAACGCGGATCGTACTCGGTGATGAATTTGCTCGCGGTCAATCAAAAAGGCAACAGTTGGATTTTTGTGATGATCGTACTGGTGGCTCACCTCGCGCTATCGGTGTTGATCGGCGTCGCGGTGTGGACGCACCTCGCGCGACTCAATCGTCCCAAATGGATTGCGAGCCGGTACTGGATGGTCGGCGCGACGATTGTTATCCTGGTTGTCTCTGTTCTCGTGCCGGTTGGCATGTTGCCCAAAGCCGATTTGAATCGCGCGCCCGACGCATTTCCGATTGATTTGCTCTATCTGTTCTACCTTCCCGGCGCGTTCAGCGCGACGTTCAACTCACCCTGGTTGTGGCTCGGCTCGCTCGCGTTGCTCGGCGGGCTGGCGCTCTTGCCCTGGCTCTTGCCGCGCGAAGAAACATCGCCGCGTGTCGTGATTGACAAGGCGCGTTGCACGGGGTGTACCAAGTGCGCGCTCGATTGTCCGTACCGCGCGATCACGATGACGCCGCGCACGGACGGCAAGCCGCATAAATTTATTGCGATCGAAAATCCCGACCTGTGCGTTTCGTGCGGCATTTGCATTGGCTCGTGCGATGTGCGCGCAGTGTCGCTGGGTGCAGGCACGGTGGACCCGTTGTGGCAGACTGTGTTGGCGCGCGTCGCACGCGCCCAGGTGCAGAACGACGATCTGCGCGTGGTGGTGACGTGCGAACGACACACCGCGCACGCCGATGTGACGCGCGCGCACGCGACGGTCATCGCGTTGCCGTGTGTCGCCGCGGCGAGTCCCGATTTGATCGGACGCATCCTCGCTGCGGGCGCGCGCGAGGTGCGCGTGATCGGTTGTCCGCCGGACGATTGCGCGAATCGCGAAGGCAATACCTGGGAAGAGGCGCGCTTGACGGGTGCGCGCTTGCCGCGTTTGCGAAACGAGTACGTCGGCAAGCCGATTCTGCGTCGCTGGCTTGCGCCGGGTGAATTCGCGCGCGGCATCGCGAACGGCGAAGCGGACGCGTCGCTCACGCGCAAAATGACGCGGCGAAATTATATCGTCGGGTTTGGTTTGCTCATCCTCGTCTTGCTCGCGCAGATTTGGTTGACGAATGTGATGTTCCAACCCTGGTAG
- a CDS encoding UDP-glucose/GDP-mannose dehydrogenase family protein, with protein MRRICVIGTGYVGLVTGACFADLGNQVICLDIAEEKIAKLQRGEMPIYEPGLEEVVARNVAAKRLRFTTSYPEAILGADFIFVAVNTPPSPDGEADLQYVRMAAESIADVLANYAILINKSTVPVGTGDAVAEILQERGKTPGVDFDIVSNPEFLAEGTAVHDFQQPDRVVLGGTNREAVDKVAQLYLPLRCTIMTTDLRTAEMIKYASNAFLATRISFINEIATICEKMGADVKEVAAGMGMDRRIGRAFLDAGVGYGGSCFPKDVKALTWMAEVNGCHPQLLRSVMDINRDMRRQVLAKLREQLGALRGKTITVWGLAFKPNTDDVREAPALDIIHYLQNEGANVRAYDPVAMPNAKCVLKNVTFCEDAYAAAESAEALVLVTHWNEFKQMDWQRVVASMKRPVFIDGRNIYEPAHMRALGFEYRGIGRGYEA; from the coding sequence ATGCGTCGAATCTGCGTTATCGGTACGGGCTATGTCGGCTTGGTGACTGGCGCGTGTTTTGCCGACCTGGGCAATCAAGTCATCTGTCTCGATATTGCCGAAGAAAAAATCGCCAAGCTCCAACGCGGCGAGATGCCAATCTACGAGCCAGGTCTGGAAGAAGTCGTCGCGCGCAATGTCGCAGCAAAGCGTTTGCGCTTTACCACAAGTTACCCCGAAGCGATTCTCGGCGCGGATTTTATTTTCGTCGCGGTCAACACCCCACCCAGTCCGGACGGCGAAGCCGACTTGCAGTACGTCCGCATGGCGGCGGAGAGCATCGCCGACGTGTTGGCGAATTACGCGATCCTCATCAACAAGAGCACCGTGCCCGTTGGCACCGGCGATGCCGTCGCGGAGATTTTGCAGGAACGCGGCAAAACACCGGGCGTGGATTTCGATATTGTTTCCAATCCGGAATTTCTGGCGGAAGGCACGGCGGTCCACGATTTCCAACAACCTGACCGTGTGGTGCTCGGCGGCACGAATCGCGAAGCGGTGGACAAGGTCGCGCAACTCTATTTGCCGTTGCGTTGCACGATCATGACGACCGATCTGCGCACCGCCGAAATGATCAAGTACGCCTCGAACGCGTTCCTCGCGACGCGCATTTCGTTCATCAACGAGATCGCGACGATTTGCGAAAAAATGGGTGCGGATGTAAAAGAAGTGGCGGCGGGCATGGGGATGGATCGGCGCATCGGGCGCGCGTTTCTCGACGCCGGCGTGGGTTACGGTGGTTCATGCTTTCCCAAAGACGTCAAGGCGCTCACCTGGATGGCAGAGGTCAACGGATGTCACCCGCAGTTGTTGCGTTCGGTGATGGACATCAATCGCGATATGCGCCGGCAGGTGCTCGCGAAACTGCGCGAACAACTCGGCGCGTTGCGCGGCAAGACGATCACCGTGTGGGGGCTAGCGTTCAAGCCGAACACGGACGATGTGCGCGAAGCGCCCGCGCTCGACATTATCCATTACCTGCAGAACGAAGGCGCGAACGTACGCGCCTACGATCCGGTCGCGATGCCGAACGCGAAATGCGTGCTCAAGAATGTGACGTTCTGCGAGGACGCGTACGCCGCGGCGGAAAGTGCCGAAGCGTTGGTGTTGGTGACGCATTGGAACGAGTTCAAGCAAATGGATTGGCAACGCGTCGTCGCTTCGATGAAACGTCCCGTATTCATTGATGGTCGCAACATTTACGAGCCGGCGCATATGCGCGCGTTGGGATTCGAGTATCGCGGCATCGGGCGCGGCTACGAGGCATAG
- a CDS encoding hemolysin III family protein translates to MNSRTILPYYSVGEEIANSITHGLGIVLSIAGLAILTAFASVFGSVWHIVGCSIYGAMQIVLYTASTLYHSIPLPRAKAVLRVIDHSAIFLLIAGTYTPFALVNLRGPWGWSLLVAVWTLAIGGIVAQSCLMRQKAFLTVGLYVAMGWLAVVGIQPLVESVSLGGLVLLFAGGLVYTLGCVFYVWRRLRYHHAVWHLFVLAGSVLHFFAVLFYVIPLAA, encoded by the coding sequence ATGAATTCGCGAACTATTCTGCCGTACTATTCGGTGGGCGAGGAAATCGCCAACAGCATTACGCACGGATTAGGCATCGTCCTCTCCATCGCCGGCTTGGCGATCCTGACCGCGTTTGCGAGCGTGTTTGGAAGTGTGTGGCACATTGTCGGGTGCAGTATTTACGGCGCGATGCAGATCGTTTTGTACACGGCGTCTACCTTGTATCACAGCATTCCGCTGCCGCGCGCCAAAGCCGTTTTGCGCGTGATTGATCATTCCGCGATTTTTTTGCTGATCGCCGGCACGTACACACCGTTCGCGTTGGTCAACCTGCGCGGACCCTGGGGCTGGTCGTTGCTGGTCGCGGTGTGGACGCTGGCGATTGGCGGGATCGTCGCGCAAAGTTGTTTGATGCGCCAGAAAGCGTTCTTGACGGTTGGTTTGTACGTGGCGATGGGGTGGTTGGCAGTCGTGGGAATTCAGCCGCTGGTCGAATCAGTCTCGTTGGGTGGATTGGTGTTGCTGTTTGCCGGGGGATTAGTTTACACGCTGGGTTGTGTTTTCTATGTGTGGCGACGTTTGCGCTATCACCACGCGGTCTGGCACCTGTTTGTGCTCGCGGGTAGCGTTCTACATTTCTTTGCCGTATTGTTCTATGTGATTCCGCTTGCCGCGTAA